A DNA window from Coffea arabica cultivar ET-39 chromosome 6c, Coffea Arabica ET-39 HiFi, whole genome shotgun sequence contains the following coding sequences:
- the LOC113695807 gene encoding ABC transporter G family member 20: MSSSGGDNVSTASDLPFLGPRQAMELREYSRRPRHHVSPTLGELLRRVEHSTSDQGSTSSDHAHVFELDQDPSPNTTTTPFPFVLSFRDLSYSVKVRREMLLPGFLRRRPSSPDVPADVGVDSQTNMKILLNKISGEAREGEILAVLGASGSGKSTLIDALADRIARESLKGTITLNGEVLESRLLKIMSAYVMQDDLLFPMLTVEETLMFSAEFRLPRSLSKSRKMARVQALIEQLGLRSAAKTLIGDEGHRGVSGGERRRVSIGIDIIHDPVLLFLDEPTSGLDSTSAYMVVKVLQRIARSGSIVIMSIHQPSYRILNVLDRLIFLSRGQTVFSGAPASLPRFFAEFGHPIPPNEDRTEFVLDLVREREGTPGGTKTLVDFNKSWQLRENRNPGDTYLGNGTATPSLIDAISSSISKGKLVSGATSNDASLASVPRFANPFWSEMIVIAKRSILNSIRAPELFGVRLGAVIVTGFFLATIFRKLDSSPRGIQERLGFFAFAMSTTFYTCAEAIPVFLQQRYIFMRETAYNAYRRSSYVLSHSILSIPSILILSIAFAAITFWAVGLAGGISGFLLFFLFTVAAFWAASSFVTFLSGVIYNVMVGYTVVVAILAYFLLFSGFFISRDRIPPYWIWFHYASLVKYPYQGVLQNEFSDPTKCFVRGVQVFDASPLRDVPDSMKLKLLKSMSDTLHVNITRSTCLTTASDILHQTGVTDLGKWPSFWVTIAWGFFFRILFYFALLIGSKNKRR, encoded by the coding sequence ATGTCTTCTTCCGGGGGTGATAACGTGTCCACTGCCAGTGACCTTCCATTTTTGGGCCCCAGACAGGCGATGGAGCTCCGAGAATACAGCCGAAGACCCAGGCATCATGTATCGCCTACGCTCGGCGAGCTACTGCGGCGAGTAGAACATTCGACCAGTGATCAGGGAAGCACTTCTTCTGACCACGCCCATGTTTTTGAACTTGATCAAGATCCCTCTCCCAACACTACCACTACTCCATTTCCTTTTGTTCTTTCCTTTCGCGACCTCAGTTACAGCGTGAAAGTCCGCCGCGAAATGCTACTGCCCGGATTCCTCAGGAGGAGGCCTTCCTCACCAGATGTGCCAGCGGACGTCGGGGTCGACAGTCAAACTAACATGAAGATCCTGTTGAATAAGATATCCGGTGAGGCCAGGGAAGGTGAGATTTTGGCTGTACTCGGTGCCAGTGGATCTGGAAAATCAACTTTGATTGATGCTCTGGCGGATCGCATAGCACGAGAAAGTCTCAAAGGGACAATCACCTTAAACGGCGAAGTTCTGGAGTCCAGGCTTCTCAAGATCATGTCGGCATATGTCATGCAAGATGACCTCTTGTTTCCCATGCTAACTGTGGAAGAGACCCTCATGTTCTCGGCTGAGTTCCGGCTTCCACGGTCTTTATCCAAGTCTCGGAAGATGGCAAGAGTTCAAGCACTGATCGAACAACTAGGCCTCAGAAGCGCGGCCAAGACTCTGATTGGAGATGAAGGCCACAGAGGAGTTTCCGGTGGAGAGCGACGCCGCGTTTCCATCGGGATTGACATAATTCATGACCCCGTGCTGTTGTTTCTTGACGAGCCCACCTCGGGGCTTGACTCTACCAGTGCCTATATGGTGGTGAAGGTCTTGCAAAGGATTGCCAGGAGCGGAAGCATTGTGATCATGTCAATTCACCAACCCAGCTATAGAATTCTCAACGTTCTGGACcgtttgattttcctttcacGTGGCCAGACGGTGTTTAGCGGCGCTCCCGCTAGTCTTCCGCGATTCTTTGCAGAATTCGGTCACCCTATTCCACCAAACGAAGACAGGACCGAGTTTGTCCTTGATCTGGTTCGCGAGCGTGAAGGTACCCCCGGTGGGActaaaactttggttgatttcAACAAGTCATGGCAACTCAGGGAGAACAGGAATCCTGGTGACACCTATTTGGGGAATGGAACAGCCACCCCATCACTCATAGATGCCATTAGTTCCAGCATTTCCAAGGGGAAATTAGTCTCCGGAGCAACAAGCAACGACGCTAGTCTGGCATCAGTACCCCGGTTTGCGAATCCGTTTTGGAGTGAGATGATAGTTATTGCCAAAAGATCAATCTTAAACTCTATAAGAGCTCCGGAGCTCTTCGGAGTTCGGTTGGGCGCTGTTATCGTGACGGGATTCTTTCTAGCCACTATCTTCCGCAAGCTAGATAGTTCCCCTAGAGGCATCCAAGAGAGATTAGGCTTCTTTGCCTTTGCCATGTCCACAACATTTTACACGTGCGCGGAAGCCATTCCAGTCTTTCTTCAGCAGCGCTACATCTTCATGCGAGAGACGGCTTACAATGCTTACCGCCGCTCATCTTACGTCCTTTCCCACTCTATCCTATCCATTCCGTCCATATTAATCCTCTCCATCGCCTTTGCCGCAATAACCTTCTGGGCTGTTGGATTAGCAGGCGGAATATCAGGGTTCCtgctctttttccttttcaccgTGGCGGCATTCTGGGCCGCAAGTTCATTTGTCACGTTCCTCTCCGGAGTCATATACAACGTCATGGTGGGATACACCGTGGTCGTCGCAATTCTAGCGTATTTTCTTCTGTTCAGCGGGTTCTTTATCAGCCGGGATCGGATTCCACCTTACTGGATATGGTTCCACTATGCTTCTCTGGTGAAGTATCCCTACCAGGGCGTGCTACAAAATGAGTTCAGTGACCCGACCAAATGTTTTGTGAGGGGGGTTCAGGTGTTCGATGCCTCACCCCTGAGGGATGTCCCCGATTCAATGAAGCTGAAGCTGTTGAAGTCCATGAGCGATACATTGCACGTGAACATTACGCGCTCGACATGCTTGACAACAGCCTCAGATATACTGCACCAGACTGGGGTCACTGATCTCGGCAAATGGCCTAGCTTTTGGGTCACAATTGCATGGGGATTTTTCTTCAGAATCCTTTTTTACTTTGCCTTGTTAATTGgaagcaaaaacaaaagaaggtgA
- the LOC113695330 gene encoding uncharacterized protein, with amino-acid sequence MTTACISDCVGDAGCPIRRTNNYVSLQKWPESDAEFVKSTGNLGGKGRLHNNYLHRSGAAVDSASCRQLYLRSAYTFSREEGVQERTKKCFGRVKEKVAIARTASTSRFQPRRRKTRTRFVMVRRVKDFSCGALRTIFQRLLSCTATVDVVEHKI; translated from the coding sequence ATGACCACAGCTTGCATATCGGACTGCGTCGGCGACGCCGGATGTCCCATCCGGAGGACCAACAACTATGTCAGCCTCCAAAAATGGCCCGAGTCCGACGCAGAGTTTGTGAAGTCGACGGGGAACTTGGGCGGCAAAGGGCGGTTGCATAACAATTACCTGCATCGGTCCGGGGCGGCGGTGGACAGCGCGTCATGCAGGCAGTTGTACCTGAGGAGTGCCTACACGTTTTCAAGAGAAGAAGGCGTGCAAGAGAGGACCAAGAAATGTTTTGGGAGGGTTAAGGAGAAGGTGGCTATTGCAAGAACAGCAAGCACAAGCAGGTTTCAGCCTCGTCGGAGGAAGACCAGGACCAGGTTCGTGATGGTGAGGAGAGTGAAAGACTTCTCCTGTGGTGCACTGCGTACTATTTTCCAGAGGTTGCTGTCCTGCACCGCTACTGTAGACGTTGTGGAGCACAAAATCTGA
- the LOC113697090 gene encoding ASI1-immunoprecipitated protein 1-like isoform X2 translates to MAASAEEYAAFEERVRRTVYMDNLSPEVTENVLKAALDQFVNVVNVQFIPNYINPSLPRAALVEMETPNQASAIIAEMADSPFMVLGMPRPVRACAAEVEMFDSRPKKPGRKITYKWLDPEDPDFEVARKVKDLTGKHAAETEFLLNHQLKEEENLANQQLETLKAHHKKYELIDGVLSDNTAKKLADRYRTRLSDA, encoded by the exons ATGGCAGCTTCAGCTGAAGAATATGCGGCATTTGAAGAAAGGGTGAGAAGAACAGTCTATATGGATAATCTGTCACCTGAGGTGACAGAGAATGTTCTGAAAGCCGCTTTGGATCAATTTGTCAATGTCGTAAATGTCCAATTCATTCCCAACTATATCAATCCAAGCCTCCCACGAGCTGCTTTGGTGGAGATGGAAACTCCGAATCAGGCCTCTGCGATCATTGCTGAGATGGCTGATTCCCCCTTTATGGTTCTTGGGATGCCAAGACCTGTCAGAGCATGCGCTGCAGAAGTAGAAATGTTTGACAGTCGTCCAAAGAAACCTGGCAGGAAGATCACTTACAAGTGGCTGGACCCCGAAGATCCTGATTTTGAGGTTGCCAGGAAGGTTAAGGATTTGACCGGAAAGCATGCTGCTGAAACCGAATTCCTGCTCAAT CATCAACTGAAGGAGGAGGAAAACCTTGCAAACCAGCAGCTGGAGACCTTGAAAGCGCACCATAAGAAATACGAGTTGATAGATGGTGTCCTATCTGACAATACTGCCAAGAAATTAGCAGATCGATACAGGACACGTCTTTCAGATGCTTGA
- the LOC113697090 gene encoding ASI1-immunoprecipitated protein 1-like isoform X1 — protein sequence MAASAEEYAAFEERVRRTVYMDNLSPEVTENVLKAALDQFVNVVNVQFIPNYINPSLPRAALVEMETPNQASAIIAEMADSPFMVLGMPRPVRACAAEVEMFDSRPKKPGRKITYKWLDPEDPDFEVARKVKDLTGKHAAETEFLLNQHQLKEEENLANQQLETLKAHHKKYELIDGVLSDNTAKKLADRYRTRLSDA from the exons ATGGCAGCTTCAGCTGAAGAATATGCGGCATTTGAAGAAAGGGTGAGAAGAACAGTCTATATGGATAATCTGTCACCTGAGGTGACAGAGAATGTTCTGAAAGCCGCTTTGGATCAATTTGTCAATGTCGTAAATGTCCAATTCATTCCCAACTATATCAATCCAAGCCTCCCACGAGCTGCTTTGGTGGAGATGGAAACTCCGAATCAGGCCTCTGCGATCATTGCTGAGATGGCTGATTCCCCCTTTATGGTTCTTGGGATGCCAAGACCTGTCAGAGCATGCGCTGCAGAAGTAGAAATGTTTGACAGTCGTCCAAAGAAACCTGGCAGGAAGATCACTTACAAGTGGCTGGACCCCGAAGATCCTGATTTTGAGGTTGCCAGGAAGGTTAAGGATTTGACCGGAAAGCATGCTGCTGAAACCGAATTCCTGCTCAAT CAGCATCAACTGAAGGAGGAGGAAAACCTTGCAAACCAGCAGCTGGAGACCTTGAAAGCGCACCATAAGAAATACGAGTTGATAGATGGTGTCCTATCTGACAATACTGCCAAGAAATTAGCAGATCGATACAGGACACGTCTTTCAGATGCTTGA